The proteins below are encoded in one region of Mesoplasma melaleucae:
- a CDS encoding HAD-IIB family hydrolase, with protein MNEIKLLVLDMDGTSYHNMGNIIESNIKPLQDAIKIGTKVAFVTGRPVLAKPNNLKEHNLAEENAILIGCNAGCIYDLNTETVLKSNPIKSDQAKKLFEAAKNTKIILWGYVDDLNTVILSKKVADVNNEECHWEGRFFDGEYLIYDDVKDNFNFNFFKILGFHGNYDFYNQIEADLNLNISTNDGKLAEINAPGINKKFAIDWLSDYFNIPIKNIAAMGDGMNDLPMIKHAGIGVALKNSEQQIKDAAQIYIDKENTEGAVAEFVNKYILKK; from the coding sequence ATGAACGAAATCAAACTTTTAGTTTTAGATATGGATGGTACTTCTTATCATAATATGGGAAATATCATTGAATCTAATATTAAACCATTACAAGATGCTATAAAAATTGGTACTAAAGTAGCTTTTGTTACTGGAAGACCAGTTTTAGCAAAACCAAATAATTTAAAGGAACATAATTTGGCCGAAGAAAATGCAATTTTAATTGGATGTAACGCTGGATGTATTTATGATTTAAATACTGAAACAGTTTTAAAAAGTAATCCAATTAAATCTGACCAAGCTAAAAAGTTATTTGAAGCAGCTAAAAATACAAAAATCATTTTATGAGGATATGTAGATGATCTAAATACAGTTATTCTTTCAAAAAAAGTAGCTGATGTTAATAATGAAGAATGCCACTGAGAAGGAAGATTCTTTGACGGAGAATATTTAATTTATGATGATGTTAAAGATAACTTTAATTTTAATTTCTTTAAAATCTTAGGATTTCATGGTAATTATGATTTTTATAACCAAATTGAGGCTGATCTTAATTTAAACATCTCAACAAACGATGGAAAACTAGCTGAAATCAACGCGCCTGGTATTAATAAAAAGTTTGCGATTGATTGATTATCTGATTACTTTAATATTCCAATCAAAAACATTGCTGCAATGGGTGATGGTATGAATGACTTACCAATGATCAAACATGCAGGAATTGGAGTAGCTTTAAAAAATTCAGAACAACAAATTAAAGATGCTGCTCAAATATATATTGATAAAGAAAATACAGAAGGTGCTGTTGCAGAATTTGTTAACAAGTACATCTTAAAAAAATAA
- the potA gene encoding spermidine/putrescine ABC transporter ATP-binding protein, with amino-acid sequence MENNILELRNVTKDYDGKVVLKGIHLNIKEGEFITLLGPSGCGKTTTLRIVAGFEKPNSGQIMFEGKDLLPIPINKRQFNTIFQSYALFPHLNVFDNIAFGLRTKKTKKDILQREVLKQIRQVGLEGFEDRNINDLSGGQKQRVAIARALVMKPKVLLLDEPLAALDVQLRQHMREELKRLQKEIGITFLMVSHDQEEALSISDRIVVMNNGAIQQIGTPEDIYNEPENLWVAKFIGQSNIIENGTFVEDHKVNIDGKNFVCDDTNFGEDEKSIDIVIRPEDIEIKKANTGFFNGTVIHTTFKGVHWEVLVETTKKRIWKIHTTNTFEIDDKVSIRWNDQAIHVMWKEVE; translated from the coding sequence ATGGAAAATAATATTTTAGAATTACGTAACGTAACTAAAGACTATGATGGTAAAGTTGTTTTAAAAGGAATTCATTTAAACATCAAAGAAGGAGAGTTTATTACTCTTTTAGGACCTTCTGGTTGTGGTAAAACAACAACTTTAAGAATTGTAGCAGGATTTGAAAAACCAAATAGCGGACAAATTATGTTCGAAGGGAAAGATTTATTACCAATCCCAATTAATAAAAGACAATTTAATACAATTTTTCAATCATATGCATTATTCCCACATTTAAATGTGTTTGATAATATTGCATTTGGTTTAAGAACTAAAAAAACTAAAAAAGATATTTTACAACGTGAAGTATTAAAACAAATTAGACAAGTTGGTTTAGAAGGATTTGAAGATAGAAACATCAATGATCTTTCTGGTGGACAAAAACAACGTGTAGCTATTGCTAGAGCTTTAGTTATGAAACCAAAAGTTTTATTACTTGATGAACCATTAGCTGCATTAGATGTTCAGTTAAGACAACACATGCGTGAAGAATTAAAAAGACTACAAAAAGAAATCGGAATTACTTTTTTAATGGTTTCACATGACCAAGAAGAAGCATTAAGTATTAGTGACCGTATTGTTGTTATGAATAATGGTGCAATTCAACAAATTGGAACACCAGAAGATATTTATAATGAGCCTGAAAACTTATGAGTAGCTAAATTTATTGGTCAATCAAATATTATTGAAAATGGAACATTTGTAGAAGACCATAAAGTTAATATTGATGGAAAAAACTTTGTTTGTGACGACACAAACTTTGGTGAAGATGAAAAATCAATTGATATTGTGATTAGACCAGAAGATATTGAAATTAAAAAAGCTAATACAGGATTCTTTAATGGAACTGTTATTCATACAACTTTTAAAGGTGTTCACTGAGAAGTTTTAGTGGAAACAACTAAAAAAAGAATTTGAAAAATACATACAACAAATACTTTCGAAATTGATGATAAAGTTTCTATTAGATGAAATGATCAAGCAATTCACGTAATGTGAAAAGAAGTAGAATAA
- the potB gene encoding spermidine/putrescine ABC transporter permease: MKNLSNNWSKSVRTNEWNKVHLWNPSKIIIEETQTSETKSIFKKVIKTKPKKPEGFNQKQLETAIDNEIARENKLKVRQRIKEINKTLGKTKLYNFSKGKAWPILLPFFVVMICLVIIPIISIIVYSVFKPSGDMKMFEFSLKNFIRIFTAGGIMRTIGLTIAYAFLAALMCILFGYPIALIMSEMRSKILAKNMWLLVTMPMWISMLLKVLGLRSLFLILEPSALGTQLAIIIGMTYMFLPFAITPIYDSLESRRIDIEEAAMDLGCSKFRTFWTVTFRSSMPGVITALTLVLLQAATSLVVVQYMGDGKITLITSIIESYFFKGSDFGFGAAISVILAIFVFLLMVVSKFISNKFEKKGAKKWKDSSAQLTLL; encoded by the coding sequence ATGAAAAACTTATCAAATAACTGATCAAAGTCTGTTAGAACAAATGAATGAAATAAAGTTCATTTATGAAATCCTTCAAAAATAATTATTGAAGAAACTCAGACATCAGAAACTAAATCAATTTTTAAGAAAGTAATTAAAACAAAACCTAAAAAGCCTGAAGGCTTTAATCAAAAACAACTTGAAACAGCAATTGATAATGAAATTGCTCGTGAAAACAAATTAAAAGTTCGTCAAAGAATAAAAGAAATTAATAAAACATTAGGTAAAACAAAGCTTTATAATTTCAGTAAAGGTAAAGCTTGACCAATCTTACTACCATTTTTTGTAGTTATGATTTGTTTAGTTATTATTCCTATTATTTCAATTATTGTTTATTCAGTATTTAAGCCAAGTGGAGATATGAAAATGTTTGAATTTTCACTTAAAAACTTCATCAGAATATTTACAGCTGGTGGAATTATGAGAACTATTGGTTTAACAATTGCATATGCGTTTTTAGCTGCATTAATGTGTATTTTATTTGGTTATCCAATAGCCTTGATTATGTCAGAAATGAGATCAAAAATATTAGCTAAAAACATGTGACTGTTAGTTACAATGCCAATGTGAATTTCAATGTTATTAAAAGTATTAGGATTAAGAAGTTTATTTTTAATTCTAGAACCAAGCGCATTAGGAACACAATTAGCAATTATTATTGGAATGACTTATATGTTCCTTCCATTTGCAATAACACCAATTTATGATTCATTAGAATCAAGAAGAATTGATATTGAAGAAGCAGCAATGGATTTAGGATGTTCTAAATTTAGAACTTTCTGAACTGTTACATTCAGATCATCAATGCCAGGGGTTATTACAGCACTTACATTAGTATTATTACAAGCTGCAACATCATTAGTTGTTGTGCAATATATGGGTGATGGAAAAATCACTTTAATTACTTCAATCATAGAATCATATTTCTTTAAAGGAAGTGACTTTGGATTTGGAGCAGCAATTAGTGTTATTCTAGCTATATTTGTATTCTTGCTAATGGTAGTTTCAAAATTTATTAGTAATAAATTTGAAAAGAAAGGAGCTAAAAAATGAAAAGATTCTTCCGCTCAACTTACTTTGCTATAA
- the gpmI gene encoding 2,3-bisphosphoglycerate-independent phosphoglycerate mutase produces MKVKKPVILAILDGWGIEEAGAGNAVANADQKFVKEMMEMYPWVKAHALGEWVGLPEGQMGNSEVGHIHLGAGRINMESLAKLNYEVKVDGFSTNEVLVDTFKYVQEHSSALHLMGLFSDGGVHSHINHMISMYKAAVKFGLTNIKFDLITDGRDTAPKVAEQYINQLLQVIKDNNNIGEIASISGRYYAMDRDKRFERSAEAYKTITERKVDQPKFTDPIQYVKQAYESGLDDEMIVPAYNASVVDAELKTNDAMIFTNFRPDRAIQMASIMTNKNYAAWSDAAFKGIDFIGDKIRFVSTMKYADSVTSPFIAYPPTPLTNTLGEYISSLGLRQLRIAETEKIAHVTFFFDGGNDYFKNGLAKPEEITLPHASIDLIASPKVATYDLKPEMSAVEITDKLIEEVKKDKFDLIVLNFANCDMVGHTGNNDATVKGVKVLDEQLKRIHDEFVLKHNGVMVITADHGNAEIMIDENGGPNKKHTTSLVPIIVTDKSVELSEFDPAIAKVAPTILDIMGLEIPKEMTQPSMIIKK; encoded by the coding sequence ATGAAAGTTAAAAAACCTGTTATCTTAGCCATTTTAGATGGTTGAGGAATTGAAGAAGCTGGTGCTGGTAATGCAGTTGCTAATGCTGATCAAAAATTTGTAAAAGAAATGATGGAAATGTATCCATGAGTTAAAGCACATGCATTAGGTGAATGAGTAGGATTACCTGAAGGACAAATGGGAAACTCAGAAGTTGGACATATTCACTTAGGTGCTGGAAGAATCAATATGGAATCTCTAGCAAAATTAAACTATGAAGTTAAAGTTGATGGTTTTTCTACAAATGAAGTTTTAGTTGATACATTTAAATATGTACAAGAACACAGTAGTGCATTACACTTAATGGGATTATTCTCAGATGGTGGAGTTCACTCACATATAAACCACATGATTTCTATGTATAAAGCAGCAGTTAAATTTGGTTTAACAAATATTAAATTTGATTTAATTACTGATGGTAGAGATACAGCTCCAAAAGTAGCTGAACAATACATTAATCAATTATTACAAGTTATTAAAGATAACAACAACATTGGAGAAATTGCATCAATTAGTGGAAGATACTACGCAATGGATCGTGATAAAAGATTTGAAAGAAGTGCAGAAGCATATAAAACAATTACTGAAAGAAAAGTTGATCAACCAAAATTCACAGATCCAATTCAATATGTAAAACAAGCATACGAAAGTGGATTAGATGATGAAATGATCGTTCCAGCTTACAATGCAAGTGTTGTTGATGCTGAATTAAAAACAAATGATGCAATGATTTTTACAAACTTCCGTCCAGACCGTGCTATTCAAATGGCATCAATCATGACAAACAAAAATTATGCAGCATGAAGTGATGCAGCATTTAAAGGAATTGATTTCATTGGAGATAAAATTAGATTTGTTTCAACAATGAAATATGCAGATAGTGTAACTTCACCATTTATTGCATATCCACCAACTCCATTAACAAATACATTAGGAGAATATATTTCAAGTTTAGGTTTAAGACAATTAAGAATTGCTGAAACTGAAAAAATTGCTCACGTTACATTCTTCTTTGATGGAGGAAATGATTACTTTAAAAATGGTTTAGCTAAACCAGAAGAAATTACTTTACCTCATGCAAGTATTGATTTAATTGCTTCACCAAAAGTAGCAACTTATGATTTAAAACCAGAAATGTCAGCTGTTGAAATTACAGATAAATTAATAGAAGAAGTTAAAAAAGATAAATTTGATTTAATCGTTTTAAACTTTGCAAACTGTGATATGGTTGGACATACAGGAAACAATGATGCAACAGTTAAAGGTGTTAAAGTATTAGATGAACAATTAAAACGTATTCATGATGAATTTGTATTAAAACACAATGGTGTAATGGTTATTACAGCAGACCATGGTAATGCAGAAATTATGATCGATGAAAACGGTGGACCGAACAAAAAACATACAACAAGTTTAGTGCCAATTATTGTTACTGATAAATCAGTAGAGTTAAGTGAATTTGATCCAGCAATCGCTAAAGTTGCACCAACAATTTTAGACATTATGGGGTTAGAAATTCCAAAAGAAATGACTCAACCATCAATGATTATTAAAAAATAA
- the tpiA gene encoding triose-phosphate isomerase, giving the protein MREKVIFGNWKMNGTNAELLTFLKKVDKAAKKSNVVAGLGLPFTLLGTGIEKAKNIKVAAQNVHFAENGAYTGEVSISMLQEIGVQYVIIGHSERREMFGETDETVNKKATALLAAGMTSIICCGETLETKEAKKTVTFVNAQIKKAYKGISAEDALKTIIAYEPIWAIGTGKTATSEDAEKVCEAIRKNLAKIYDEKTANKITIQYGGSVNPSNIAELMSQPNIDGALVGGSSLKADDFIALINYKK; this is encoded by the coding sequence ATGAGAGAAAAAGTAATTTTTGGAAATTGAAAAATGAACGGAACTAATGCTGAATTATTAACTTTCTTAAAAAAAGTTGATAAAGCTGCAAAAAAATCAAATGTAGTTGCTGGATTAGGTTTACCATTTACATTATTAGGAACAGGAATTGAAAAAGCAAAAAATATTAAAGTTGCTGCTCAAAATGTTCACTTTGCTGAAAATGGAGCATATACTGGTGAAGTTTCAATTTCAATGTTACAAGAAATTGGAGTACAATACGTTATTATTGGTCACTCAGAAAGAAGAGAAATGTTTGGAGAAACTGATGAAACAGTTAACAAAAAAGCTACTGCTTTATTAGCTGCAGGAATGACATCAATCATTTGTTGTGGTGAAACTTTAGAAACTAAAGAAGCTAAAAAAACTGTTACATTTGTTAATGCACAAATTAAAAAAGCATATAAAGGAATTAGTGCAGAAGATGCATTAAAAACAATCATTGCTTATGAACCAATCTGAGCTATTGGAACAGGTAAAACTGCAACAAGTGAAGATGCTGAAAAAGTATGTGAAGCTATCCGTAAAAACTTAGCAAAAATTTATGATGAAAAAACTGCTAACAAAATTACTATTCAATATGGTGGAAGCGTTAACCCATCAAACATTGCTGAATTAATGTCACAACCAAACATTGATGGAGCACTTGTTGGTGGATCTTCATTAAAAGCTGATGATTTTATTGCATTAATCAATTACAAAAAATAA
- a CDS encoding PfkB family carbohydrate kinase, translating to MLEGKLKDSYNEIFKLALKNNIKFSFNPNFSNKLWITDEEIKSFKKHFEKFIENANLIKLSKDELLLLTEIEDETKAVQSIINKNAKALICITRGCDDTIFAWKNEINYVSTILAKNLVDTTGARDAFISNLINDYVTL from the coding sequence ATTTTAGAAGGAAAACTAAAAGACTCATATAACGAGATATTTAAGTTAGCACTTAAAAACAATATTAAATTTTCTTTTAACCCTAATTTTAGTAATAAATTATGAATAACAGATGAAGAAATTAAATCATTTAAAAAACACTTTGAAAAATTTATTGAAAATGCTAATTTAATTAAACTTTCAAAAGATGAACTTTTACTTTTAACTGAAATTGAAGATGAAACAAAAGCTGTTCAATCAATTATAAACAAAAACGCAAAAGCGTTAATTTGTATTACACGTGGATGTGATGACACAATTTTTGCTTGAAAAAATGAAATTAATTATGTATCAACAATTTTAGCTAAAAATTTAGTTGATACAACTGGTGCTAGAGATGCATTTATTTCAAATTTAATAAATGATTATGTAACTTTATAA
- a CDS encoding Cof-type HAD-IIB family hydrolase, whose amino-acid sequence MIKMIAIDIDGTVFDHKTGIHQTTKNAILKAKELNIPVVIATGRNLTTINEIAKELEIENSYYPFVSQNGGQSFSFNHEETGELKIYYTVTFDPKVTKELFECANKNKIKIFAYSEEEKYAYCNKKISVFKVFMKFKTKRQKLITYKKNTDFTNLRVSKFICFSKAKNMKAFREFAESYNISVFEFSYVTEAHSNIELNPKGVDKTYGLKYVAEKLAIDPKDVIYFGDGENDIAAIQWAGTGVAMKNAKDHVKEVADDVTTLPVEEGGVGDYLFKKVFK is encoded by the coding sequence ATGATAAAAATGATAGCAATAGATATTGATGGAACTGTATTTGATCATAAAACAGGTATTCATCAAACAACAAAAAATGCAATTTTAAAAGCTAAGGAATTGAATATTCCTGTTGTTATAGCAACAGGTAGAAATTTAACAACAATTAATGAGATCGCAAAAGAATTAGAAATTGAAAATTCATACTACCCTTTTGTTTCTCAAAATGGGGGACAATCATTTAGTTTTAATCATGAAGAAACTGGTGAATTAAAAATTTATTATACAGTCACATTTGATCCAAAAGTGACTAAAGAATTATTTGAATGTGCAAACAAAAATAAAATTAAAATATTTGCTTATTCAGAAGAAGAAAAGTATGCATACTGTAATAAAAAAATAAGTGTATTTAAAGTATTCATGAAATTTAAAACTAAAAGACAAAAATTAATAACTTATAAGAAAAATACAGATTTTACTAATCTAAGAGTAAGTAAATTTATTTGTTTTAGTAAAGCAAAAAATATGAAAGCATTTAGAGAATTTGCAGAAAGTTATAATATTTCAGTTTTTGAATTTAGTTATGTAACTGAAGCACATTCAAATATTGAATTAAATCCTAAAGGTGTTGATAAAACTTATGGATTAAAATATGTTGCTGAAAAATTAGCTATTGATCCAAAAGATGTTATTTACTTTGGAGATGGTGAAAACGACATTGCAGCTATTCAATGAGCTGGCACTGGAGTTGCTATGAAAAACGCAAAAGATCACGTGAAAGAAGTAGCTGATGATGTAACAACTTTACCTGTTGAAGAAGGTGGAGTTGGAGATTACTTATTTAAAAAAGTTTTTAAATAA
- the potCD gene encoding spermidine/putrescine ABC transporter permease/substrate-binding protein: MKRFFRSTYFAIILLVIYIPIFIMIMFSFNSGTSVSNWMGFSTKWYEEFFKNSPFIKSIITSLFVAVVSTVISVVIGTMAAIGLSRLIKRKQSKWMSIANIPLINADIITAVALMIIFLLSGIKFGIFTLIMAHVSFNVPYVLITVMPRLRKVDKSIVEASFDLGAKTGTVIFKVILPILKPAIIIATVIAFAMSFDDFIISYFTGGDQTNVASFIYSSKRIKPYIFAFATMMVAIIAAGVIIWNAVLFINERKETVKSQIKNGTYKSKNVYKLEKEINDLLISLETITKIKKSKRFSVWIKYYVLKLKLKHASSKNYDKKIAKLEWKRYKLQNTINREKRYVSRLKKAEAKQKQLKKQISKSADIKKAARLSIQLEKVEEKITFLAEEIAWLTEKENEAIQKAASINKKIKKLKKEFKAEENPSKNTINWYNKKIKYYEEWKIEVEEGKNNFKLRMIVEKLKDIKQLNENKINELAAKLDLVATQAFRKVSVTNKLNQKIANNPNNVNLKEKKIKRINKFEIGINKLIESKNVKISELKVKISKEKEKFFPTDIDEANFTKGFIARSWKVMLVSLLAIVSFSGLTVAYVMNNIYDLVIGNWGEYIDPSLIQEFEKEYGVRVNYQEYDSNETLYNKLYTFSYDLMVPSDYMVQKLANEGKLEALDYSKINVQSEKFKVNDKEIEINKDIETNDDTKTISGDLLNVMTASKVKYDEQSTHSLGTGTIVDYALPYLWGDLIIVVNPNSKGKDSGGANIQWLLETHPDLISKTVDGGKTYNPVATNESYDPSATYVLNNSALSWNILWEAAAAGKEVVLNEDSKNVFAIAGQKLYGEGNFTSQDRIDVASKELAALLKYKNVGLQGDSLISTASEGNFDFAVMYNGDAANANVVYNGEDGETDGDGGEIEEDLLTRAEREDKIYFLYGRPNAKLSNNASSDAVEQYETTNIYSDNLVMARDSSHKDAAYDFINFYIAHAQDISDYTGTPTGFKETMEAAVEPGSMYEKYKDIFEPIILHGEGYKGNLQPFFNNNVYDPKVVDAYNILRTNK, encoded by the coding sequence ATGAAAAGATTCTTCCGCTCAACTTACTTTGCTATAATTCTTTTAGTAATTTATATTCCAATTTTTATAATGATAATGTTTTCATTCAATAGTGGAACATCAGTTTCAAATTGAATGGGATTCAGTACAAAATGATATGAAGAATTTTTCAAGAACTCTCCATTCATTAAATCAATTATTACATCACTATTCGTAGCTGTTGTTTCAACAGTAATTAGTGTTGTTATTGGAACAATGGCAGCTATTGGATTAAGCCGTTTAATAAAAAGAAAACAAAGTAAATGAATGTCAATTGCCAACATACCATTAATTAACGCAGATATTATTACAGCTGTTGCTTTAATGATTATTTTCTTATTAAGTGGTATTAAATTTGGGATTTTTACATTAATCATGGCGCACGTTTCATTTAACGTTCCCTATGTATTAATTACAGTAATGCCTAGATTAAGAAAAGTAGATAAATCAATTGTTGAAGCAAGCTTTGATTTAGGTGCTAAAACTGGAACAGTTATTTTTAAAGTAATTTTACCAATCTTAAAACCTGCAATTATTATTGCAACAGTTATTGCCTTTGCAATGAGTTTTGATGATTTCATTATTTCATACTTTACAGGTGGAGATCAAACTAACGTTGCATCATTTATTTATTCATCAAAAAGAATAAAACCATATATATTTGCATTTGCAACAATGATGGTTGCCATTATTGCAGCAGGTGTAATTATTTGAAATGCTGTACTTTTCATTAACGAAAGAAAAGAAACAGTTAAATCACAAATCAAAAATGGAACTTACAAATCAAAAAATGTTTATAAATTGGAAAAAGAAATTAATGATTTATTAATATCTTTAGAAACAATTACAAAAATTAAAAAATCTAAAAGATTCTCAGTTTGAATTAAATATTATGTTTTAAAATTAAAACTTAAACATGCAAGTTCAAAAAACTATGATAAAAAAATTGCTAAATTGGAGTGAAAAAGATATAAACTTCAAAATACTATTAATCGTGAAAAAAGATATGTTTCAAGATTAAAAAAAGCCGAAGCAAAACAAAAACAATTGAAAAAACAAATTAGTAAATCAGCAGATATTAAAAAAGCTGCTAGATTGTCTATTCAACTAGAAAAAGTTGAAGAAAAAATTACTTTCTTAGCTGAAGAAATAGCTTGATTAACTGAAAAAGAAAATGAAGCTATTCAAAAAGCTGCTTCAATTAATAAAAAAATTAAAAAATTAAAAAAAGAATTTAAAGCAGAGGAAAACCCTTCAAAAAATACAATCAACTGATATAACAAAAAAATTAAATATTATGAAGAATGAAAAATTGAAGTTGAAGAAGGAAAAAATAACTTTAAATTAAGAATGATTGTTGAAAAATTAAAAGATATTAAACAACTAAATGAAAATAAAATTAATGAACTTGCAGCTAAATTAGATTTAGTAGCAACTCAAGCATTTAGAAAAGTTAGTGTAACTAACAAATTGAATCAAAAAATTGCAAACAATCCAAATAATGTTAATTTAAAAGAAAAGAAAATTAAAAGAATTAATAAGTTTGAAATTGGTATCAATAAATTGATTGAAAGCAAAAATGTTAAAATTTCTGAATTAAAAGTTAAAATTAGCAAAGAAAAAGAAAAATTCTTCCCAACTGATATTGATGAAGCAAACTTTACAAAAGGCTTTATTGCAAGAAGTTGAAAAGTAATGTTAGTTAGTTTATTAGCAATCGTTTCATTTAGTGGATTGACTGTTGCTTATGTTATGAATAATATTTATGACTTAGTTATTGGTAACTGAGGAGAATATATTGATCCATCATTAATTCAAGAATTTGAAAAAGAATATGGAGTAAGAGTTAACTATCAAGAATATGATTCAAATGAAACTTTATATAACAAACTTTACACATTCAGTTATGACTTAATGGTTCCAAGTGATTACATGGTACAAAAATTAGCTAATGAAGGTAAATTGGAAGCTTTAGATTATTCAAAAATTAATGTGCAATCAGAAAAATTCAAAGTTAATGACAAAGAAATTGAAATTAACAAAGATATTGAAACAAATGATGACACAAAAACAATCAGTGGTGACTTATTAAATGTTATGACTGCAAGTAAAGTTAAATATGATGAACAGTCAACTCATAGTTTAGGAACAGGAACAATTGTTGATTATGCATTACCTTATTTATGAGGTGATTTAATTATTGTTGTTAATCCTAACTCAAAAGGAAAAGATTCAGGAGGAGCTAATATTCAATGATTATTAGAAACTCATCCAGATCTTATTTCAAAAACAGTTGATGGTGGTAAAACATATAATCCTGTAGCAACTAATGAATCATATGATCCAAGCGCAACTTACGTGTTAAATAACTCAGCACTTTCATGAAACATTTTATGAGAAGCTGCTGCTGCTGGAAAAGAAGTTGTACTAAATGAAGATTCTAAAAATGTTTTTGCAATCGCAGGTCAAAAACTATATGGTGAAGGAAACTTTACATCACAAGATAGAATTGATGTTGCTTCAAAAGAATTAGCTGCATTACTAAAATATAAAAATGTAGGACTTCAAGGAGATTCATTAATTTCAACAGCAAGTGAAGGAAACTTTGATTTTGCTGTGATGTATAATGGTGATGCTGCCAATGCCAATGTAGTTTACAATGGTGAAGATGGTGAAACTGATGGTGACGGTGGTGAAATTGAAGAAGATTTACTAACTAGAGCTGAAAGAGAAGATAAAATCTATTTCTTATATGGTCGACCAAATGCAAAACTAAGTAATAATGCATCATCAGATGCAGTTGAACAATATGAAACAACAAATATTTATTCAGATAATTTAGTAATGGCAAGAGACTCAAGTCATAAAGATGCCGCATATGATTTTATTAATTTCTATATTGCGCATGCACAAGATATTTCAGACTATACTGGAACTCCAACTGGATTTAAAGAAACAATGGAAGCTGCAGTTGAACCTGGTTCAATGTATGAAAAATATAAAGATATATTTGAACCAATTATCTTACATGGAGAAGGTTATAAAGGTAACTTACAACCATTCTTCAACAATAATGTTTATGATCCAAAAGTAGTTGATGCATACAACATCTTAAGAACCAATAAATAG
- a CDS encoding UTRA domain-containing protein: MQIVKPVNGRGYVVQDKIQNNLLFSFRKLFPNSTNEYYDLSQIIVNKKLASVTKYPVGTMIYLFKCIRKDKTSNEVILYQESYVSKNLCKNISLKYLNKNGFMNYIENQTSSKVSHSSKKFILKELKIKNWLKHLTMTY, from the coding sequence TTGCAAATAGTAAAGCCAGTAAATGGAAGAGGGTATGTAGTTCAAGATAAAATTCAAAATAATTTATTATTTAGTTTTAGAAAGTTATTTCCCAATTCAACAAATGAATACTATGATCTAAGTCAAATTATTGTAAATAAAAAACTTGCTTCTGTCACTAAATACCCGGTTGGTACAATGATTTATCTTTTTAAATGTATAAGAAAAGATAAAACTTCAAACGAAGTAATTTTGTATCAAGAAAGTTATGTTTCAAAAAATCTGTGTAAAAATATCTCATTAAAATATTTAAATAAAAATGGATTTATGAACTATATCGAAAATCAAACAAGTTCAAAAGTTAGTCACTCATCAAAAAAATTTATTTTGAAGGAATTGAAAATCAAGAACTGATTAAAACATTTAACGATGACTTATTAA